TAAACCATCTCCTAGATATATAAACCCTATTGAAGCTTTAAAAATAGTTGAAAATTTACCACCCTTTGTACAAACTGTAGCTCTTTTTGTAAATGAAACAACAGAGTTTATAAATGAAATTTGTCAAAAAACAAAAATGCAATTGGCTCAGATAATTGATGATGAAAATATAGTTGATTTTTCTAAATTGAATATAAAATATTTAAAAGTATTAAGAGTAAAAAATAAAGAGAGTTTAGAAAATTTAAAAGATGAATACTATTTGATAGACGCTTTTGTAGAGGAGTTTGGTGGAGCTGGAAAAAGAGTAGCTTTGGAGTGGTTTAATGATATGGATTGCTATAAGTATATTCTTGCAGGTGGATTAAGTTGTGAAAATTTAAAAGAGTTAAAGGGATATGGTTTTTTTGGAGTTGATGTAAGTAGTGCAGTTGAGAAAGAAAAAGGTAAAAAAGATAAGCAAAAAATGATAGATTTTGTGAAAGTAGCTCATGAAATCGCCTAAAAGAAGATATGTATTAAAACCTAAACCAACATTTTTAGATATTTTAAGAAGATTAAAAAAAGAGCCTATAGAGTTTAATGAATTTTTAAAGCTTTTAGAACAAATTAGTGATAAATTTTATGAAAATAGTGAATTGGAGTTTGAACTACTTTTGATAAATGGTTTGCCCTTAGATATTAAAAATAATTTTGTATATTTAAAGACAACACAAAATATTTTAAGTGAGCAAGGATTTTGTTTTGTTGATATAGAAACTAATGGTGGAAGTCCTAAAAAAGGTTATCAGATTATAGAATTGGGAGCTGTAAAATATAAAAATGGGCAAATAATTGATAAATTTGACTCTTTAGTTTTTGCAAAAGAGATACCACCATATATTCAAGAAGTTACAAATATAACTTTAAAAATGTTAGAAACGGCTCCAAGACTTGAAAAAGTTCTAAAAGATTTTAAAGAGTTTTTAGGTGATGATGTTTTTGTGGCTCATGATATAAAATTTGATTATACCTTTGTCTCTGATAGCTTTGAAAAATATAATTTAGGAAAACTTTTAAATAGAAAAATCTGTACTATTGATTTAGCAAGAAGAACAATTCCCTCTTCTAAATATGGACTTAGTACATTAAAAGAGCTTTTAAATATAGATGTTG
The Aliarcobacter faecis genome window above contains:
- a CDS encoding 3'-5' exonuclease codes for the protein MKSPKRRYVLKPKPTFLDILRRLKKEPIEFNEFLKLLEQISDKFYENSELEFELLLINGLPLDIKNNFVYLKTTQNILSEQGFCFVDIETNGGSPKKGYQIIELGAVKYKNGQIIDKFDSLVFAKEIPPYIQEVTNITLKMLETAPRLEKVLKDFKEFLGDDVFVAHDIKFDYTFVSDSFEKYNLGKLLNRKICTIDLARRTIPSSKYGLSTLKELLNIDVENHHRAYYDALTTKIIFENCLKNIDLEKIKSTEDLIAFSKSNNIIKSNI
- a CDS encoding phosphoribosylanthranilate isomerase, with translation MRVKICGITNLQDALDAVNAGASALGFVFYKPSPRYINPIEALKIVENLPPFVQTVALFVNETTEFINEICQKTKMQLAQIIDDENIVDFSKLNIKYLKVLRVKNKESLENLKDEYYLIDAFVEEFGGAGKRVALEWFNDMDCYKYILAGGLSCENLKELKGYGFFGVDVSSAVEKEKGKKDKQKMIDFVKVAHEIA